The following nucleotide sequence is from Streptomyces xiamenensis.
CTCCCTCCCCACCGCGTGCGCGCACGTGCTGAACCTGGCCCGCCGCTACCGCCTCCCCGAAACCACCCGCGCCGCCGACCAGTTGTGCCGGGCGGCGCTGAAGGCCGCCACCGCGCACCCTGGGGGCGCCTCCCAGCGTTAGCCGGGGGAGCTCACCCGGCCCGCCCCGGGGCCGGCAGCGCCTCCAGCAGCCGGTCCACATCCGCGTCCGTGTTGTACAGATGGAACGACGCCCGCAGCCGGCCACCCCGGGCGGAGACCCGGATGCCCCGCTCCGCCAGGGCCCCGGCCGCCGCCCCGATCCCGGGCACCGACACGATCGGCGCGTCACCCGGCACCGGCTCGTACCCCAACGTGGCCAGGCCCGCCCGGAACCGCCGCGCCAGCGCCACGTCGTGCGCCGCGATCGCCGCCGTCCCCACCTCCTCCACCAGGGACAGCGAGGCTGCCGTCCCGATCCCGGGCAGCAGGGCGTAACTGTCGTCGAACCGCCGGGCTCCGGGCGCCGGGTCCCGCACCACCCCGTAGCACGTGGCCCACGGGTCCCGCGCCGACACCCAGCCGGCCCCGGCCGGCACCAGAGCGCCGCCGTCCGCCGGCATCGTCAGGAAGGACACCCCGCGCGGACCGAGCAGCCACTTGTACGTGTCGCACACCGTGTAGTCGAAATCCGCCGCCGACACCGGCAGCCAGCCCATCGCCTGCGTGACGTCCACCATGACCCGTGCCCCGTACCCGCGCGCCGCCTCCCGCACCGCGCGCAGATCCGCCAGCCGTCCGTCGATCGACTGCGCCGCGCTGACCGCCACCAGCGCCGTCCCCGCCGTCACCGCCTCCGCGAGCTTCTCCAGCGGCACCTCACGCACCACCAGATCCCCCCGGGCGGCAAAGGGGTTGACCACCGAGGAGAACTCGTCCTCGGCGCACAGCACCTCGGCACCGGCCGGCAACGACCTGGCCACCGTGCCGACATGCCCCGCCACGCTCGCGCCGACCGCCACCCGGCCCGGCTCGACGCCCGCGATCCGGGCGTACGCCTCCCTGGCCCCGTCCACCGTCGCGAACCCGGCCATCTGATCGACCCCGCCGTCCGCCATGTCCGCGACCGCCGCCTCCAGCGCGCGTACCGTACGGGCCGGCAGCACCCCGTGGCTCGCCGTATCCAGATAGACCTTCCGCAACGCGTACTCGGCACGCAGTGTCGTCTCCATGGCGACAGTTTCCCGCCGCCGGCCCGCCCGGGCCACTCCATTGATCCGGCCACTCCCGGTCGCCGCCCGGAAACGCTAAGGTGATGCCGCTCCGATCGGCCGAGCTGGGGAGGGCGAGGGATTGCGGCACCGCAGGACGGCACCGTGCGCCGTGACACTGGCGGCGGTCATCGTCCCCCTGCTGGGGGGCTGCGGCTCCGGCCACGGCACCCCGGACACCGGCGACGGCACGGCCCCGGCCACCGCACCGCACACCGACCCCACCACGGTCACCGAGGAGCCCCCCGACTGGGAACCCGACCCCGCCCGCCTGCCCACCGGCCACGACGACGCCCTCGCCCTGGCCCGCGCGGTCTCCGCACAGCCGCACGACTACGGGCCCGGCTATCTGCCCCAGGACCCCTACGAGGCGGACCCCGCCACCATGGCGGTGCTCGGCCAGGACTGCGTCTGGACCCGCGAGCCGCTGCCCGGCGAGGTGCTCGCCAACCTCACCCGCAACAGCGAACTGCCCGCCACCTCCACGGAATCGGGCCCGCTGCGGGTGATGTCCTCGGTGACCGTCCACGACTCGGTGGCCGCCGCGGACCTGCGGATGGCCAAAATCCTCGAAGAGGTGCTGCGCTGCCCGGGACAGCAACTGCGCGCCGACGAACGCGTCACCGGGCTGCTGTCCATGGGCGACCCGGGTGGCACGGACAGCCCGCTGCGCGCCGACGATCTCATCCGCGAGGGCGGCGAGTTCACCAGCGACCTGTACGGCGGCCCGTACCCCTACCTGTGGGTCGTCACCCGGCGCGGCCCGGTCACCGTGGCCCTCGCGGTCAAGGGCACCGAGGGCTACGACGAGGCCGCCGTCGAACGGATCGTGACCGACGCCCAGGAACTGATGCTGGCCAGGGTGGAAAGCGCGCTGCGCTGAGCCGCACACAGGAAAGGGGCCGCGCCCGATGGAGCCGCTTCGACCGTCCGACCCGCCGCGCATCGGCGGCTGCCGTCTGCTGGGACGGCTGGGGGAGGGCAGCACGGGCCTGGTCTACCTGGCCCGCTCGGTCGGCGGTACCCCGCTGGCCCTCAAGGTGCTGCACCGCCCGCGCCGCCCCTACCGGGGACCGGCCGTCCACCACCCGTTCCTGGTACCGGTGGTGGGCGGCGGCACGGACGAGAACGGCACCTGGATGGCGTACCCCTACGAGCCGGGGCCCGCACTGCCACTGGCGGTGGCGGCCCACGGGCCGCTGCCCCGCCGGTCCGTCCGGGCGCTCGGCGGCATGCTGGCGGGCGCGCTCGGCGCCCTGCACGCGGCTGGACTGACGCACGGCGGGCTGCACCCGGGCAAGATCCTGCTGGCGGCGGACGGCCCCCGGCTGACCGACACGGCCGGCCCCGTGGTGCGGGGTGACGAGGC
It contains:
- a CDS encoding aminotransferase class V-fold PLP-dependent enzyme, translating into METTLRAEYALRKVYLDTASHGVLPARTVRALEAAVADMADGGVDQMAGFATVDGAREAYARIAGVEPGRVAVGASVAGHVGTVARSLPAGAEVLCAEDEFSSVVNPFAARGDLVVREVPLEKLAEAVTAGTALVAVSAAQSIDGRLADLRAVREAARGYGARVMVDVTQAMGWLPVSAADFDYTVCDTYKWLLGPRGVSFLTMPADGGALVPAGAGWVSARDPWATCYGVVRDPAPGARRFDDSYALLPGIGTAASLSLVEEVGTAAIAAHDVALARRFRAGLATLGYEPVPGDAPIVSVPGIGAAAGALAERGIRVSARGGRLRASFHLYNTDADVDRLLEALPAPGRAG